Proteins from one Cryptomeria japonica chromosome 4, Sugi_1.0, whole genome shotgun sequence genomic window:
- the LOC131071037 gene encoding uncharacterized protein LOC131071037, whose product MENRDGLLAQVSSGDLEMVEPSSSMHANVKEQLGKPQSRDGIPSSIGVFRLKKVNGCLERSEDRPILIIQPEQVSEDVDYWCNHALICKFLGLHLSLPVLESWARRVWNPEGDMEIILAANNYFLVIFLNLMDRNRAFEGGPYFFNQVGLFIKPWHMGFNSAEEIPSQVPVWIRLPRLPLEFWREDILHSISLLLGKPMGSASQTQDRKIISFARICVEVDLNNPLPDSMEIRMGSSSWIQQLDYETLPFRCRICHEYGHLHCKCPRFKSSPQAALEPPRGDKGKAPMSNESMDNEGFIPAKPRNKGKGKKRSWLDRQNEDTFNKFEVLDNLTQEEGIPVEISSGDKGLHEVQDENEKKEDQILSSEVHQVDQMAVALSSQAHDFRVLQGSQTLLGSVVVVPNPPAPKGASESVKGNKAPSILGLQQKSFKKGPLDKLSKSGRKTDQEKVKIMGDTLVESGIPRQKSVRRLIESQSPDVVFIQETKLSVDGLASYAPRIWPQGNWQRVGALNSAGGWLVSGTRGEFPPYGGCLVALLFLWLPLVLRLEKGKSSLWAHIQFIQALDPFVPWIMAGDFNAVTCLDEKRGGLARLDPSANLFRNMISSLNLIDVKPTNGVFTWNNRRCGGEAISERLDRFLVSCYWMNSRLITSSEILDWRGSDHWPIKLSVTVYGITKNPSFKFQLMWLRDQSLHDLMLDWWQEGRPTHGTAMFIFTKRLQHVKFRLKRWNKQCFGNLQAQKLVAQSKLDSITCQIRDQGLTSDLSIAESLALKGLEEWELREEIFWKQKSRIDWLQEGDRNIAFFHNSVKARRQGNSISSLVSQDGAQLSSSADISREAVNYFSNLFSREDIAARAEEGAILDCIPQLVSAEMNGVLLCPILLPELEKVVFKMKKGKAPGPDGFPIEFFQEFWEIIKFDLLEVIQESHRNKKMLKSMNSTFLALIPKMEGANRLAQFRPIALWRQILDGIVIAMEAIHSMANSKEKAMLIKLDMSKAYDRVSWEFLQKTLLAFGFAEEWVNWVLSCVTSASFSVLINGEPSDLFSASRGLR is encoded by the exons ATGGAGAATCGGGATGGTTTGTTGGCTCAGGTTTCATCCGGAGATTTGGAGATGGTTGAGCCGTCTTCGTCAATGCATGCCAATGTAAAGGAGCAGTTGGGTAAACCACAATCTAGGGATGGAATACCCTCTTCAATAGGGGTGTTTCGTTTGAAGAAAGTAAATGGATGTCTTGAGAGATCCGAGGATCGCCCAATTCTGATTATTCAACCTGAGCAAGTTTCGGAGGATGTTGATTATTGGTGTAATCATGCCCTTATTTGCAAATTTTTGGgccttcatctttctcttcctgTGTTGGAATCTTGGGCCCGTCGGGTTTGGAACCCTGAAGGGGATATGGAGATTATTTTGGCTGCTAATAATTACTTTCTGGTTATCTTTTTAAATCTTATGGATAGGAATAGGGCTTTTGAAGGGGGCCCATATTTCTTTAACcaagttgggctcttcatcaagcCTTGGCACATGGGATTCAACTCTGCCGAAGAGATCCCCTCCCAGGTTCCTGTGTGGATTCGGCTGCCGAGGCTTCCTCTGGAGTTTTGGAgggaagatattcttcactcaatatCTCTGCTTCTTGGCAAACCTATGGGATCGGCTTCACAAACCCAAGATCGTAAGATAATTTCTTTTGCTCGCATTTGTGTAGAAGTAGATTTAAATAATCCATTACCAGATTCTATGGAAATTCGCATGGGATCttcttcttggatccaacagctGGATTACGAGACCCTACCCTTTAGatgcagaatttgtcatgaataCGGTCATTTGCACTGCAAATGTCCCAGATTTAAATCCTCTCCTCAGGCTGCCCTTGAACCTCCTAGGGGGGACAAGGGAAAGGCCCCGATGTCTAATGAATCTATGGATAATGAGGGTTTTATTCCGGCGAAGCCCCGTAATAAAGGCAAAGGAAAAAAGAGATCCTGGCTGGATAGACAGAATGAAGATACTTTTAACAAGTTTGAAGTTCTTGATAATTTGACACAAGAGGAAGGCATTCCAGTTGAGATCTCTTCTGGAGATAAGGGTCTGCATGAAGTTCAGGATgagaatgaaaagaaagaggatcaAATTTTATCTTCAGAGGTCCATCAAGTGGATCAGATGGCTGTGGCTTTGTCTTCTCAAGCTCACGATTTCAGGGTTCTCCAGGGGTCTCAGACTCTGTTGGGCTCTGTTGTGGTGGTTCCTAATCCCCCTGCTCCTAAGGGGGCTTCAGAATCTGTAAAGGGTAACAAAGCTCCTTCTATTTTAGGCTTACAGCAGAAATCCTTTAAGAAGGGGCCTCTTGATAAACTGTCAAAGAGTGGAAGGAAGACTGATCAAGAGAAGGTTAAGATCAtgggtgatactttggttgagtcggg cATCCCTAGACAAAAGTCTGTTCGCAGATTAATTGAATCTCAATCACCAGATGTGGTCTtcattcaggaaaccaagctttcagtTGACGGTTTGGCGAGCTATGCTCCACGTATCTGGCCCCAAGGCAATTGGCAGAGGGTGGGTGCTTTGAATAGTGCTGGGGGGTGGCTTGTTTCTGGAACCCGAGGAGAGTTTCCCCCTTATGGCGGATGTCTAGTCGCTCTTCTATTTCTCTGGTTGCCTCTTGTTTTGCGACTGGAGAAAG GTAAGTCCAGTCTATGGGCTCACATTCAATTCATTCAGGCCTTGGATCCATTCGTCCCATGGATTATGGCTGGTGATTTTAATGCTGTTACCTGCTTGGATGAAAAACGTGGTGGATTAGCCAGGCTGGACCCTTCTGCAAATTTGTTCAGGAATATGATTAGCTCCCTGAATCTCATTGATGTCAAGCCAACCAATGGTGtatttacatggaataataggagatgTGGTGGTGAGGCTATCTCAGAGAGGCTTGATAGATTTCTTGTGTCCTGCTATTGGATGAATAGTAGGTTGATCACAAGTTCTGAAATTCTTGACTGGAGGGGCTCTGATCACTGGCCTATCAAGCTCTCTGTCACCGTTTATGGAATCaccaaaaatccctctttcaaatttcagTTGATGTGGTTAAGAGATCAATCTTTGCATGATCTTATGTTGGATTGGTGGCAGGAGGGGAGGCCTACCCATGGGACGGCCATGTTTATTTTCACTAAGAGGCTTCAACATGTGAAGTTCAGGCTTAAGAGATGGAATAAACAGTGTTTTGGGAACCTACAAGCTCAGAAGTTGGTTGCCCAGTCCAAGTTGGATTCCATCACTTGTCAGATTCGTGACCAGGGGTTGACCTCAGACCTTAGCATTGCTGAGTCCTTGGCTCTAAAGGGATTAGAAGAGTGGGAGCTTCGGGAGGAGATCTTCTGGAAGCAGAAATCTCGCATTGATTGGCTTCAGGAGGGAGATAGGAACATCGCTTTCTTCCATAATTCGGTTAAGGCTCGGAGGCAGGGGAACTCTATCTCCTCTCTAGTTTCTCAAGATGGGGCTCAGCTTTCCTCCAGCGCTGATATTTCCAGGGAAGCTGTCAATTATTTTTCTAACCTTTTTTCTAGGGAGGATATTGCTGCTAGGGCTGAGGAGGGGGCCATTTTGGATTGTATTCCCCAACTGGTCTCTGCTGAGATGAATGGGGTTCTcttatgtcctatcttgttacctGAATTGGAGAAAGTGGTGTTtaaaatgaaaaaaggcaaggctcctggTCCAGATGGGTTTCCGATTGAGTTCTTCCAGGAGTTTTGGGAAATTATAAAGTTTGACCTCCTTGAGGTGATTCAGGAATCTCATAGGAACAAGAAGATGCTCAAGTccatgaattctaccttcttggctcttaTACCCAAGATGGAAGGAGCTAATCGACTGGCACAATTCAGGCCTATTGCGTTAT GGAGACAAATTTTGGATGGCATCGTGATAGCCATGGAAGCTATTCATTCTATGGCTaactctaaggagaaggctatgctTATTAAACTTGACATGTCTAAAGCTTATGACCGGGTGAGTTGGGAATTCTTACAAAAAACTCTCCTggcttttggctttgctgaggAGTGGGTGAATTGGGTCCTTAGTTGTGTTACCTCTGCCTCTTTCTCGGTTCTTATTAATGGGGAGCCTTCAGATCTATTTAGTGCTTCTCGGGGTCTCCGGTAg